A region of the Streptococcus oralis Uo5 genome:
TCACACTATTATTTCTCCATAATGGAAAACTGTTCATTCTTTTGATATTTTTGATTGAATTTTTCCAGCTGATTCATTGGTTTTAATTTAACAAGACCGTTTGGGAAAGTGATACTGTTGTTCAATTCCTCTTGAAAATTCTTAATTCCCTTAGCGATTGCTTGTGCAACTGTCGACGTATGGATTGTAAAGCTAGCTATGTTTTTTTCCTGCATAAAAAGGATTGTATCAAAAAACAAAACTGAAATATATAAATCAACGGCAGAATTCTGTGATAACTCTATAAGACTGCCTTCTAATATATCTTGAATCTTGTCAATATCATTCTGCTTGTAGAAATACTCAGTTAACACTTGGCAAACATCTGTTGGAAAAACATCTGGTACAGAGGTTGGAGGCTCTATGCGATATCTTTTTTCACCTCGCAAAATCCCTGCAACATTGTCTGCTTGGATAGCTTCTAACAAGAGTTTTCTGTAATTTTTCATTTGATAATCTCTCTTATCTCCAATTTCGAAAAGACTTAGTTCGTTCTCTGCAAAATTTACCATTTTGATTTTATTAAGCTTAGTTTTCTCTTCTTAATCGTCACTCGCAAGAATTTCAGTCCCTTCTGGTAATATTTCTTCCAGTTCATCTTTTGTGAACAAGCCTTGCGCTTTAGGATTTCCTCTTAAAGCTTCTGGATATTGCCTCAAGAAATTTCTATTAGCTTCTTTTTGTGTCACGTTCGGTGGCCAAGAATCGTGTTTAATCTTCCAAGATACTTCGAGTAGTGTTCTCTCTCCACTATCTAATAGAGAGAATAATTCTTGGGGTAAATCATAGACTGCTAACCAAGAAGCCACAGTTCCTTCTTCTGAAACTAAATAATATTTATCCTCATTTTTCCAGATGGATTTCCCATATCCTTCAACTTCTTCAAACTGGATAACATCTTCCCATTCTAGGTTTGTTGGTTTCATTTTATACCTTCCTTACTTAAATGGCGATACATAATCATCTGGAAGTTTGCCTCTCCAGTCAATCCATTTCTGTTCAGCAAGTGGAATTAATCTTTCAAGCTCTTCTTGAGTAAATAAATCTCTAGTTTCAGGTAAATCAATTAAAGATGTAGGACTCTCTTCTATGAATCGTTTCTCACTAGCCTTCTTTTCTTCTTCTGTCGGTGGCCAACAATCGTTCTGAAGTTTACTTAATATTTCTAACTGCGTTCTCTCCCCACTTTCCAGTAAGGCAAATAACTCATTTGGTAATTCATAAACCACTCGCTGAGGGGCAATTCCTCCCTCCTCAGTAACGTAATAAAGATGATTGCCATCTCTCCAAATGTGCTGACCATAACCTTTTACTTCTTCGAACTGGATAACATCTTCCCATTGTAGGTTTGTTGCTTTCATTTTATACCTTCCTTACTTAAGTGGTGATACATAATCATCTGGAAATTTGCCTTCAGATTCGATCCAAATCTTCTCTGCAATAGGCATTAATTCTTTTAATTCTTCTTGTGTAAAAAGTAATTGATTTTTCGGATTAGCTATCAGTATCTTTGGTCGTTCTTTGGCTCTTCCTCTTTTTATTTTATTGATTTCTTCTTCCGTCGGTGGCCAACGATCGTGCTTAATCTTCCAAGATATTTCGAGTAGCGATCTCTCTCCACTTTCTAATAAGGCAAACAGCTCATTTGGTAATTTATAAACAACACGCTGAGGGGCAATTCTTCCCTCCTCATCAACATAATAAAGATGATTACCATCTCTCCAGATATGCTGACCGTAACCTTTTACCTCTTCAAATTGGATAACATCTTCCCATTGTAATTTTGTTGGTTTCATTTGTATTCTCCTAGTGCAAGTTTTTCTCTCAACCAGAATATCATAAAATCAGGCTTCTTTTTCTCTTCCTCAATAGGCGAAGCCATCTTTTACCCATCTTCTAGTTTCTAAGTCTAAATTAAAATAGAAATCACTTCGGCCAGAACTATCAAAACAATCTTCATTAAGAGCTTCACATACAATTCTCAGTTTTTCTTTACTTATCTCAGAAATGTATAGCATTGTATACCCTGCAGGAGATTCAATTTGGTCGATTCTCTCACCTTCTAAATTATAAACCTCTAGTTCTGATGGAACATCAAAATCGCTGGATGAGCGAAATATGCTCAAGATACGCTGATATTTAGGGCTAAAGCGAAGACAATGTAAATGATGAAAACTAATCTGATGCTTCCCATTATGATTCCAATCTAGGGTTCCTTCTAGTAGATTTTGTTGCCCTAACAATTTTCCTTCTAAACTAAAGTAGAAAATGATTTTGTTAATGAAATTTTCCCCACTATAAACCATCACCATGTTCTCATCTTTATGATATTCCGCATGAATGATTTCTGGTAATTCTATCTTTATTTCATTGCCATCCCACTCCCATGTGAGCATCTGTTTACTGTAATCAATTTTCATCACCCTTCTCCTACTCTAACTCAGATAAATTCGATCTGAATTGTCTGCTCCGTCATCATGGAGTTCACTTCCTCAACAAGTTTATCTATCTCGTTCTGTGTGATAGGAATGTGATTGTAAGGTGGCTCCCAATTCTGTATGCTTGACCTATATACAATAAAGTTACCAGCAGTCAACAACTCTCCCTCTGCTTTTAAAACATAGCCATTTTCATAGTCAAAAGTAATGTTACCGCTTGACCCTGAAATTTTCATTCTATTTCCTTCTTTACTAAAACATCATTATTCTTCTTAGGAATCTAAATCCTAATACTCAATCCAATCCCATAATAAGGAGAGAAATTCCCCTCCAAATAAGCACTTATACTTTCTCCTATTATACCACACCTCCATTTTCATCTGAAATGGTTTCTATTTTAAGACAAGAAAAAAACACTGATCATTCAGTGCTTTTTGATTGAATTATTGCCCCCTGCAGGAATCGAACCTGCAACTACTCCTTAGGAGGGAGTTGTTATATCCATTGAACTAAGGGAGCTAGAGAAAAACCCTGCTGAATGAGCAGAGTTTTTTAGTCGAATTAACGACGGATTTCTTTGATACGAGCTGCTTTACCTTGAAGAGCACGCAAGTAGTACAATTTCGCACGACGTACTTTACCGTAACGAACAACTTCGATCTTTTCAACACGTGGAGTATGGATTGGGAAGATACGCTCAACACCTACACCGTTAGAGATTTTACGAACTGTGTAGTTTTCTGAGATGCCAGCACCTTTACGTGCAATAACAACACCTTCAAAAATCTGGATACGTTCACGGTTTCCTTCGACAACTTTCGCGTGTACACGAACAGTGTCACCAGGACGGAATGATGGGATATCTGTACGAAGTTGACCTTCAGTCAAGCTTTGGATTAATGGATTCATTTTATTCTCCTATCTTTGTCAATCTTGAGGAACCTTCCTCAGCGGATAAACTGTATTTTTGTGCGTCCATTACACACAAGATACAGTTTACCAAATTTCCACCTAAAAGTAAAGAAATTTATAGCAGAATTCCTAAAAAAATCGCTACTAAGCCGCCTATGTAAGTTAAGAGAAAATAGCTATAAAATACCTTCTTGTCACTGAATAGTCTTTGCAGCTCGTCATTCAAGGTTGAAAAGGTCGTCAACCCTCCACAAAAACCTGTCGCTAGAATAGCATAGACTTCCTTGGACTCCACATGATTGTAGAGTAGACCAATTAAAAAACATCCTAGAAGATTAGCTATGAGAGTTCCTAAAGGCAATTTTGAAGGTTGATTATAGCGGGAAAAGAAATAACGCACCAAGGCTCCGAACCCGCAGGCGATTGCAAGATAAACGATTACCATTTCTTCCTCCCTAGAACATAAGCCAAAAGTAGACCTCCACCAATGCTCAAAAGTAAGTAGATGCCTAAGCTAAGATAACGCCCAGTATCAAGCAGTTTTACTGCATCAAGCATTAGGCTAGAAAAGGTTGTCAGGCCTCCACAAAATCCTGTCCCCAGCGCCAAAACCAATCCTTTACTAGTCCCCTTATAGACCAGATAGCCTTTTACCAGATAGATCAGGCAGAATATTCCCAGATAATTGACGAGAAGGGTTCCCCAAGGAAAGTCTGGGCTAGCTGGTAACCAAGTGGAAATGAGATAGCGGGCAAGTCCTCCCACCATTGCAGCTAGAAAAATCCCTAGCGGATAGAATTGTTCTTTCTTCATTTGATATTCTGATCCTGATAATCACGCGAACGTTTGAGAATGTCTGAAAAAGTCGCAACAATGGTCTCCTGATAGCGCTTGTCTTCTACTCGATTTTTGACCTTTTCAAAAATGATTTCTTCTCTCTTAGTATCTAAAATAGGTTTTCCTGAGGCTTTCTTATAAGCAACAACCCCTTCAACTAAGTGCATCCGTTCTTCTAGGAGCTTAACGATTTGGTCGTCGATTTGATCAATTTCTTGCCGAATAATATCTAAATCCATGGCATCTCCTCCTTTATTTGAATTATTGTATCAAAAACCCTCTAAATAGGCTAGTAAAATCCCAAAAAAACTAATAAAAAAACGCACTGACTTCTTCCAGTCAGCGCAGTTTGATTCTTATCCTACTTTTGCAGCCAATTCTTCTGCGAATTGTTCCAAACGTTCGATATCTTCTTCTTCGGCAGAGAGGTCCACTTTAACACACTCTGAACCTTTTTCTGCTCCTGTCGCTACAAAAACACGATCAAAGTCATCAACAGCCTTACAGAATTCGTCGTAGAAGGTATCTCCTGAACCGACCACTCCGTAGATTTTGCCATTCAAGTTGAGATCTGCTAGGTCTTCGTAGAAGTCCATCATCTCATCTGGCAATTCTCCGTCTCCATAAGTATAAGTCGCAACGATCGCAATGTCCGCTTCCAAGAAGTCTGAAGCGTCAACAGTCGTACATTCATCCACATCGACATCCAAGCCCAAGTCACGCAATTTATCTGCTACAATATCTGCAATTTCTTCGGTATTACCGGTCATACTGGCAAATACAATTTTTGCTAATGCCATAACGTCCTCCTCAATTTATCTTTCTCCATTATATCATATCTTTTTCATTTTAAAAATAAAAATTCTTGTGCTACAATGAAATGAGAAAGAATTGAGGTTATTTATGGAAATTTGCCAGCAAATATTAGAGAAAATCAAAGAATACGATACCATTATCATTCACCGTCATATGAAACCAGATCCGGATGCCTTAGGGAGTCAGGTAGGTTTGAAAGCTCTTCTCACACACCATTTTCCAGAAAAGACCATTAAAGCAGTCGGTTATAACGAACCAACTCTAACTTGGATGGCGGAAATGGATACTGTCCAAGACAGTGACTACAAAGGAGCTCTTGCGATTATTTGTGATACAGCGAATCGTCCTCGTATCGATGATAAACGCTACGAACAAGCTGCTTTCACCATCAAAATCGATCATCATCCAAATGATGATATCTATGGTGACCTATCATGGGTGGATACAAGTTCAAGCAGTGCCAGTGAGATGATTGCATTATTTGCTCAAGAAAATCAGCTAGCTTTGTCTAGTGAAGCGGCACGACTTCTCTATGCAGGAATTGTCGGGGACACAGGGCGTTTTCTCTACCCGTCAACTAGTGCCCGTACCTTTAGAATAGCTGGCCAGCTCCGAGAAATTGATTTTGACTTTGCTGGATTGTCTCGTCAAATGGATACCATGAGCTTCAAGATTGCAAAATTGCAAGGGTATGTCTATGATCACTTAGAAGTTGATGAGAATGGGGCTGCACGCGTTCTGCTTACTCAAGACATCTTGGAAAAATATAAGGTTACGGATGCTGAAACAGCAGCGATTGTTGGGGCACCTGGTCGAATTGATACCGTTAA
Encoded here:
- a CDS encoding DHH family phosphoesterase → MEICQQILEKIKEYDTIIIHRHMKPDPDALGSQVGLKALLTHHFPEKTIKAVGYNEPTLTWMAEMDTVQDSDYKGALAIICDTANRPRIDDKRYEQAAFTIKIDHHPNDDIYGDLSWVDTSSSSASEMIALFAQENQLALSSEAARLLYAGIVGDTGRFLYPSTSARTFRIAGQLREIDFDFAGLSRQMDTMSFKIAKLQGYVYDHLEVDENGAARVLLTQDILEKYKVTDAETAAIVGAPGRIDTVKAWAIFVEQADGHFRVRMRSKITPINEIAKEHDGGGHPLASGANSYSLEENEQIYQELKEVLQIHQG
- a CDS encoding chorismate mutase, whose product is MDLDIIRQEIDQIDDQIVKLLEERMHLVEGVVAYKKASGKPILDTKREEIIFEKVKNRVEDKRYQETIVATFSDILKRSRDYQDQNIK
- a CDS encoding Imm74 family immunity protein encodes the protein MKISGSSGNITFDYENGYVLKAEGELLTAGNFIVYRSSIQNWEPPYNHIPITQNEIDKLVEEVNSMMTEQTIQIEFI
- a CDS encoding flavodoxin — encoded protein: MALAKIVFASMTGNTEEIADIVADKLRDLGLDVDVDECTTVDASDFLEADIAIVATYTYGDGELPDEMMDFYEDLADLNLNGKIYGVVGSGDTFYDEFCKAVDDFDRVFVATGAEKGSECVKVDLSAEEEDIERLEQFAEELAAKVG
- the crcB gene encoding fluoride efflux transporter CrcB, which gives rise to MVIVYLAIACGFGALVRYFFSRYNQPSKLPLGTLIANLLGCFLIGLLYNHVESKEVYAILATGFCGGLTTFSTLNDELQRLFSDKKVFYSYFLLTYIGGLVAIFLGILL
- the crcB gene encoding fluoride efflux transporter CrcB, which gives rise to MKKEQFYPLGIFLAAMVGGLARYLISTWLPASPDFPWGTLLVNYLGIFCLIYLVKGYLVYKGTSKGLVLALGTGFCGGLTTFSSLMLDAVKLLDTGRYLSLGIYLLLSIGGGLLLAYVLGRKKW
- the rplS gene encoding 50S ribosomal protein L19, whose product is MNPLIQSLTEGQLRTDIPSFRPGDTVRVHAKVVEGNRERIQIFEGVVIARKGAGISENYTVRKISNGVGVERIFPIHTPRVEKIEVVRYGKVRRAKLYYLRALQGKAARIKEIRR